Proteins encoded in a region of the Shewanella polaris genome:
- a CDS encoding cbb3-type cytochrome oxidase subunit 3 yields the protein MDYGTFQGILTIVVMVTFVGIFFWAYSKHSKSNFDEAANLVFTEDELTKMSKDSGDQK from the coding sequence ATGGATTACGGTACTTTTCAAGGTATTTTAACCATAGTTGTTATGGTGACCTTTGTAGGTATATTTTTCTGGGCATACAGCAAGCACAGCAAGTCAAATTTTGACGAAGCGGCAAACTTAGTGTTTACAGAAGATGAACTTACAAAAATGTCAAAAGACTCGGGAGATCAGAAGTAA
- a CDS encoding heavy metal translocating P-type ATPase, whose translation MTSCFHCNEPVLTGDKFTTVINGQPQPMCCPGCQAVSQAIMDAGLSSYYQFRSEPGHRQTGLIPEQLSQYSAYDLPEVQQDFVHKKDNINSTSLSIDGITCAACAWLIEHKLKPVAGISNVLVNSTTQRALVSWDSQVIQLSEILQIISKVGYQAAPYQVDEQEKQSKADSRKFLLRLGLAGFATMQVMMFALALYTGYFSDLEVEFRDYFRWVSLIFAAPVVLYSAQPFYFSAIRSLLSGKLNMDVSVSIAIFGAYVASCIATIQGNGEVYFESVSMFTFFLLLGRYFEQTARQKASVSSSNLHKLVPLTAHLRCNGEITEIAAKQLKIGDIILVKPGEVIAADAEVVSGQSSVNEAMLTGEQMPIGKRVSDSVYAGTINVEQPLEVRVVALGQDQLVAEIIRLQELASNNKPAIALLADRLARYFSGTVLSIAAITYVVWLFISPDDAFWITLSVLVATCPCALALATPTAVTCASAIFTKLGVIPRKAGVFEKLPKIDHVVFDKTGTLTCGHLSIGEVKTFGGYSSQQVLSLAAAIEQGSLHPIALAFSPFYDHQHRVELIDHHIGLGIRASINQQQVCIGTSQFVMPSLNIVSPQAIESQWIYLSIDNELVAKIELIDQLRADSLATVNALKAANIKLSIASGDNSGHVEFLAKKIGISDVHSGLSPQGKLALINQLQQHANVAMFGDGINDAPVLAGANLSVAMGSGSAIAKNSADLILLGDHLSRFNDAIFVAKKAQQIIHQNLLWAFAYNMVILPLAVTGHVAPYIAAIGMSVSSLIVVSNSLRLLRIKL comes from the coding sequence ATGACATCTTGTTTCCATTGCAATGAGCCGGTACTCACGGGTGATAAGTTCACCACTGTGATTAATGGGCAACCACAACCTATGTGTTGCCCTGGTTGCCAAGCGGTTTCGCAGGCCATTATGGATGCTGGTTTAAGCAGTTATTATCAATTCCGTAGTGAACCGGGTCATCGTCAAACAGGTTTAATACCAGAGCAATTGTCACAATACAGTGCCTATGATTTACCTGAAGTTCAGCAGGATTTTGTTCACAAAAAAGATAATATCAACTCAACGTCTTTGTCTATCGACGGCATTACCTGTGCAGCGTGTGCTTGGTTAATCGAACATAAGCTCAAGCCCGTTGCTGGTATCAGCAATGTTTTGGTTAACTCTACAACACAACGGGCGTTAGTCAGCTGGGATAGTCAGGTTATTCAACTCAGTGAAATCCTGCAGATTATCAGTAAGGTTGGTTATCAAGCCGCGCCTTATCAAGTTGATGAACAAGAAAAACAATCAAAAGCAGACAGTCGCAAGTTTTTATTACGTTTAGGCCTTGCTGGTTTTGCCACCATGCAGGTAATGATGTTTGCCCTTGCCTTATACACTGGATATTTTTCCGATCTAGAGGTTGAGTTTCGGGACTATTTTCGTTGGGTGAGTTTAATCTTTGCGGCACCTGTCGTGCTGTATTCTGCACAGCCATTTTATTTCAGTGCAATTCGCAGTTTATTAAGTGGCAAACTTAATATGGATGTATCTGTTTCTATTGCTATATTTGGTGCTTATGTGGCCAGTTGCATTGCCACTATTCAGGGTAATGGCGAAGTGTATTTTGAATCAGTATCCATGTTTACTTTCTTTTTATTATTGGGTCGTTATTTTGAACAAACGGCTAGGCAAAAAGCCTCAGTTAGTTCAAGCAATTTACATAAGCTGGTGCCACTCACTGCGCATCTGCGTTGCAACGGTGAAATTACTGAAATTGCCGCTAAACAATTAAAGATTGGCGATATTATTTTAGTTAAACCAGGTGAAGTGATTGCTGCAGATGCTGAAGTCGTTAGCGGACAATCGAGTGTTAATGAAGCAATGCTGACGGGTGAACAGATGCCAATTGGCAAACGTGTGTCTGATAGCGTTTATGCTGGCACCATTAATGTTGAACAACCACTTGAGGTCCGTGTTGTCGCACTTGGGCAAGATCAACTGGTTGCTGAAATTATTCGGTTACAGGAGTTAGCATCAAACAATAAACCCGCCATTGCATTATTGGCCGATAGGTTAGCGCGCTATTTTTCTGGCACGGTTTTATCGATAGCGGCAATAACATATGTGGTGTGGTTATTCATTTCTCCTGATGATGCCTTTTGGATTACCTTATCAGTACTGGTTGCGACTTGTCCTTGTGCCCTCGCCCTTGCAACACCAACAGCGGTAACTTGTGCTTCAGCTATTTTTACTAAGTTGGGTGTGATTCCTCGAAAGGCCGGTGTTTTTGAAAAGCTGCCTAAAATCGATCATGTGGTGTTTGATAAAACGGGAACCTTAACCTGTGGTCATTTATCGATTGGTGAAGTGAAAACCTTTGGCGGATATTCATCTCAACAAGTTCTCTCGCTCGCCGCCGCAATAGAGCAAGGTTCATTACATCCCATCGCGTTAGCTTTTTCACCTTTTTATGATCATCAACACAGAGTTGAACTCATTGATCACCATATTGGTTTAGGTATTCGCGCCAGCATTAATCAACAACAAGTTTGCATTGGAACTTCACAGTTTGTTATGCCTTCACTCAACATTGTGTCTCCGCAAGCCATAGAAAGTCAGTGGATTTATTTATCTATTGATAATGAATTGGTTGCCAAGATTGAATTGATAGACCAGTTACGGGCTGACAGTTTAGCAACAGTTAATGCGTTAAAAGCCGCAAACATAAAGCTGAGTATTGCGAGTGGAGATAATTCAGGACATGTTGAGTTTTTAGCGAAAAAAATAGGTATTTCGGATGTACATTCAGGTTTGTCACCCCAAGGTAAGTTAGCATTAATAAATCAATTACAACAGCATGCTAATGTTGCTATGTTTGGTGATGGTATTAATGATGCACCAGTATTAGCAGGAGCCAATTTGTCTGTGGCTATGGGCAGTGGCAGTGCTATTGCCAAAAACAGTGCCGACTTAATTTTATTAGGCGATCATTTATCTCGTTTTAACGATGCTATTTTTGTGGCTAAGAAAGCACAACAGATTATTCATCAAAATTTGTTATGGGCCTTTGCTTATAACATGGTTATTTTGCCATTAGCGGTGACAGGACATGTTGCCCCGTACATTGCAGCTATTGGCATGTCTGTTAGTTCACTTATTGTGGTGAGTAACAGTTTACGGCTTCTTAGGATTAAATTATGA
- a CDS encoding FixH family protein, with protein sequence MSTEPPWYKQFWPWFLIVLPMCAVIASLATLKIALDNSDSLVAEDYYKQGKAINMDLRKIKYAKQIGMKFLVTVADQELTITQHGGPEYRAALNVRFYHPTIEAKDFSLNATADANYVYHIPLDDAITGPWEVRLEGFDAKWRIQQRIDIKDDVEYWLN encoded by the coding sequence ATGTCGACAGAACCCCCTTGGTATAAACAGTTTTGGCCTTGGTTTTTAATTGTTTTACCTATGTGTGCCGTTATTGCCAGTTTAGCCACGTTAAAGATTGCTTTGGATAATTCTGATTCATTAGTTGCTGAAGATTATTATAAACAAGGCAAAGCCATTAACATGGATTTGCGTAAGATAAAATATGCTAAACAAATTGGCATGAAATTTTTGGTTACGGTTGCAGATCAAGAGTTAACCATCACTCAACACGGTGGCCCTGAATATCGTGCGGCGCTTAATGTCCGTTTTTATCACCCTACCATTGAAGCTAAAGATTTCAGTCTTAATGCCACGGCAGACGCCAATTATGTTTATCACATCCCTTTAGATGATGCGATTACCGGGCCTTGGGAAGTGCGTCTTGAAGGATTTGACGCTAAATGGCGTATCCAACAACGCATAGATATTAAAGATGACGTTGAATATTGGCTAAATTAA
- the etrA gene encoding electron transport transcriptional regulator EtrA has protein sequence MSSDLIKTRRPPASGSAIHCHDCSMEALCIPFTLNNDELDKLDNIIERKKPIQKGDLIFKSGDALKSLYAIRSGTIKSYTITEQGDEQITGFHLAGDVIGFDGIHSKYHQSFAQALETSMVCEIPYDTLDDLSGTMPKLRQQIMRLMSNEIMSDQEMILLLSKKNAEERLAAFINNLANRFGNRGFSSHEFRLTMTRGDIGNYLGLTVETISRLLGRFQKSGLIDVKGKYISITDHAALSSLAGNARIAT, from the coding sequence ATGTCTTCAGATTTGATTAAAACTCGACGTCCACCGGCCAGCGGCAGTGCCATTCATTGTCATGACTGCAGTATGGAGGCGCTATGTATCCCTTTTACGTTAAATAATGATGAGCTCGATAAGCTCGACAACATTATTGAACGCAAAAAGCCCATCCAAAAAGGGGATCTTATCTTCAAATCAGGTGATGCTCTCAAGTCATTGTATGCGATTCGCTCTGGTACGATTAAAAGCTATACCATTACAGAACAGGGTGATGAGCAAATCACTGGTTTCCACCTTGCTGGTGATGTCATTGGTTTTGATGGTATACATTCTAAATATCATCAAAGTTTTGCCCAAGCATTAGAAACCTCAATGGTATGTGAAATACCTTACGATACGCTAGACGACCTATCTGGAACTATGCCTAAGCTTCGCCAACAAATTATGCGCTTAATGAGTAACGAAATCATGAGCGATCAAGAAATGATCCTCCTCCTATCAAAGAAAAATGCTGAAGAGCGCTTAGCTGCATTCATTAATAATTTAGCTAATCGTTTTGGTAACCGTGGTTTCTCCTCTCATGAATTCCGTCTTACAATGACACGCGGTGATATTGGTAATTATTTAGGGTTAACGGTTGAAACGATTAGCCGTTTATTAGGTAGATTTCAAAAGTCTGGGTTAATAGATGTAAAAGGTAAATATATTTCTATTACCGATCATGCGGCTTTGAGTAGCCTTGCTGGAAACGCTCGTATAGCTACTTAA
- the ccoO gene encoding cytochrome-c oxidase, cbb3-type subunit II encodes MKFNHELIEKNVGLLAIFTVIAISFGGLVQITPLIFQKDTTEPVEGLIPYTALQIEGRDIYVREGCYNCHSQMIRPLRAETERYGHYSVAGESVWDHPFQWGSKRTGPDLARVGGRYSDRWHEVHLMNPRDVVPQSNMPGFPWLAENKLDGVLTGDKMTILRNLHKGGYKGNDLYTDEEVAGAQKAVEGKTEMQALIAYLQSLGHALK; translated from the coding sequence ATGAAATTTAATCATGAATTAATTGAAAAAAATGTCGGTCTGCTTGCTATCTTCACTGTTATCGCCATTAGTTTTGGTGGTTTAGTGCAGATTACCCCACTGATATTTCAAAAAGACACTACTGAACCTGTTGAAGGTCTTATTCCTTATACAGCGTTACAGATTGAAGGTCGTGACATTTATGTTCGTGAAGGTTGTTACAACTGTCACAGCCAAATGATCCGCCCTTTGCGTGCTGAAACGGAACGTTATGGTCATTATTCTGTTGCTGGTGAATCTGTTTGGGATCATCCATTCCAATGGGGTTCTAAGCGTACCGGACCTGACTTAGCACGTGTTGGTGGACGTTATAGCGATCGATGGCATGAAGTTCATTTAATGAACCCTCGTGACGTTGTACCACAGTCAAACATGCCTGGTTTTCCTTGGTTAGCCGAGAATAAACTAGACGGCGTTCTGACCGGTGACAAGATGACTATTCTACGTAACCTCCATAAAGGTGGTTATAAAGGTAATGATCTTTACACTGATGAAGAAGTCGCCGGCGCTCAAAAAGCGGTTGAAGGCAAAACAGAAATGCAGGCACTGATTGCTTATTTGCAATCTTTGGGTCACGCACTCAAATAG
- a CDS encoding glutathione binding-like protein: protein MKLNFDHDAKLNSRRFSDCELGHLGAARLINVFNSPSDPVFAKATAEKALTKLEAQLIDQDYLVANKISLADFAIYSYVAHAPEGDVSLAPYPNVRRWLTNIEGLRGFVAMPATKAGLVA, encoded by the coding sequence ATGAAGCTGAATTTTGACCACGATGCAAAACTTAACTCGCGCCGATTTTCCGATTGTGAACTTGGTCATTTAGGCGCAGCGAGATTAATTAATGTTTTCAATTCACCATCAGATCCGGTGTTTGCTAAAGCCACAGCAGAAAAAGCGTTAACAAAATTAGAAGCACAACTTATCGACCAAGATTATTTGGTCGCAAATAAAATCAGCTTAGCTGACTTTGCTATATACAGTTATGTTGCTCATGCACCTGAAGGCGATGTGTCATTAGCACCTTACCCAAATGTACGTCGCTGGTTAACAAACATTGAAGGGTTGAGAGGATTTGTTGCTATGCCAGCAACCAAAGCTGGATTAGTAGCATAA
- a CDS encoding tyrosine-type recombinase/integrase, producing the protein MTNKMIDELPPVLPLFDAAEFVLQGNAQINQYITNISIKKVADAGLIIEHCADWLFEQKQSENNYKAYRSELTTYLHWCFDVVALSPIAVTRKDIAKYIDYCQTPPIELIGYFNVAQFKLDKATGDRTPNPQWRPFIGKKHLGKCLPYQLSDNALKTKIAILSSFYGYLISEEYTERNPAQLWLKHSRFAIKRKFTIDEDNNNHAFTELQWSYVISTVEQLAQNQPEQHQRSLFLITLLYSCYLRISEISARAGYAPIMSQFRQDPHSGIWYFHVPFSKSGKARNIAISKALLAGLVDYRRYLRLSDLPNINDQHPIFVRHKAAAHGRESGVINANLGIRHIRDEIDKLINLAADNAAKDGFEHDSQLMRKLSAHNIRHTGITHDININRRPLSHVQADAGHESIDTTSQYLHTTQTERHQSAFNKPLNHLAEIK; encoded by the coding sequence ATGACTAATAAAATGATTGATGAGTTGCCGCCAGTATTGCCACTTTTTGATGCAGCTGAATTTGTGCTGCAAGGTAATGCTCAAATCAATCAATACATTACTAACATATCAATTAAAAAAGTCGCCGATGCAGGGCTTATCATAGAGCATTGCGCCGATTGGTTGTTTGAACAAAAACAGTCTGAAAATAACTATAAAGCCTACCGTAGTGAACTAACCACATATCTACATTGGTGCTTTGATGTTGTGGCATTATCGCCAATCGCGGTGACGCGTAAAGACATCGCCAAATACATCGATTACTGTCAAACACCGCCAATTGAACTAATCGGTTACTTCAATGTGGCTCAGTTCAAACTCGATAAAGCTACCGGTGATAGAACTCCCAATCCACAATGGCGACCGTTTATAGGTAAAAAACACCTAGGGAAATGTCTACCATATCAACTGAGTGATAATGCGCTGAAGACAAAGATTGCAATATTATCATCATTCTATGGCTATCTAATAAGTGAGGAATACACCGAACGAAACCCAGCTCAGTTATGGCTTAAACACAGTCGCTTTGCTATTAAACGTAAATTCACCATCGACGAAGACAACAACAACCATGCATTCACTGAACTTCAATGGTCATACGTTATCAGTACTGTTGAACAATTAGCGCAAAATCAACCAGAACAACATCAACGCAGTTTGTTTTTAATCACACTATTATATAGCTGCTATTTACGTATATCAGAAATCAGTGCTCGCGCAGGTTATGCACCGATCATGAGTCAGTTCAGGCAAGACCCACATTCTGGGATTTGGTATTTCCATGTACCGTTTTCTAAAAGCGGTAAAGCGCGTAATATTGCCATATCAAAAGCTTTGCTTGCAGGCTTAGTCGATTATCGTCGTTATCTACGTCTTAGTGATTTACCTAACATCAATGATCAGCACCCAATATTTGTCCGCCATAAAGCCGCTGCACATGGTCGTGAATCAGGAGTCATCAATGCCAATCTTGGAATTCGGCACATACGAGACGAAATCGACAAGCTCATTAACTTAGCCGCAGACAATGCCGCCAAAGATGGTTTTGAACATGACAGCCAACTTATGCGCAAACTCAGTGCTCATAATATTCGCCATACTGGGATAACGCACGACATCAATATTAACCGTCGACCGTTATCACATGTCCAGGCCGATGCCGGCCATGAAAGTATCGACACCACATCACAATATTTGCACACCACGCAAACTGAACGACATCAAAGTGCATTCAATAAACCACTAAATCATCTTGCTGAGATTAAATAG
- the ccoP gene encoding cytochrome-c oxidase, cbb3-type subunit III, whose protein sequence is MSNFWSIWISVLTIVVIVGCFILLKLVNNNYTGVEEGKSMGHSFDGIEELNNPLPKWWAYMFYLTIFFGVIYLALYPGLGNYKGLFGWTSSNQSIGTDKGIKADSAAALEAAKAENRLSQYDREVARAEEKYGPIFAAYLATPLEELVKDPEALKVGGRLFLQNCSQCHGSDARGSKGFPNLTDSDWLYGGELATIKTTIMNGRNGMMPPKGGLPIEDSEIKGLAEYVVKLSGREHDEALAAQGQGSFMKGCFACHGMDAKGNKFMGAPNLTDNIWLYGGSRGVIQQSITNGRAGVMPAWKDILGEEKVHVVAAYVYSLSNK, encoded by the coding sequence ATGAGTAACTTTTGGAGTATTTGGATTTCTGTACTGACGATTGTGGTTATTGTTGGTTGTTTTATCCTTCTAAAACTGGTGAATAATAATTACACCGGAGTAGAAGAAGGTAAATCAATGGGCCACAGTTTTGATGGCATTGAAGAACTGAACAACCCACTCCCTAAGTGGTGGGCATACATGTTCTATTTGACCATTTTTTTCGGTGTGATCTATTTAGCTCTGTATCCTGGCCTTGGTAACTACAAAGGTCTATTTGGTTGGACAAGCTCTAACCAAAGCATTGGTACTGATAAAGGCATTAAAGCTGACTCAGCTGCAGCGCTTGAAGCAGCAAAAGCAGAAAACCGTTTATCTCAGTATGACCGCGAAGTGGCTCGTGCTGAAGAGAAATACGGTCCTATTTTTGCGGCCTATTTAGCGACACCATTAGAAGAACTGGTTAAAGATCCTGAAGCATTAAAAGTGGGCGGACGTTTGTTTTTACAAAACTGCTCACAATGCCATGGTTCTGATGCTCGTGGTTCTAAGGGTTTCCCTAACCTTACCGACAGTGATTGGTTATATGGTGGTGAACTTGCCACAATTAAAACCACAATCATGAATGGTCGTAACGGTATGATGCCGCCTAAAGGTGGTTTACCTATCGAAGACAGCGAGATTAAAGGTCTTGCTGAATACGTGGTTAAATTGTCTGGACGTGAACATGACGAAGCGTTAGCTGCCCAAGGTCAAGGATCATTTATGAAAGGTTGTTTTGCATGCCATGGTATGGATGCAAAAGGTAACAAGTTCATGGGTGCACCTAACCTAACTGATAATATTTGGTTATATGGCGGTAGTCGTGGTGTGATTCAACAATCTATCACTAACGGCCGCGCTGGCGTTATGCCTGCATGGAAAGACATTCTTGGTGAAGAGAAAGTCCATGTGGTTGCTGCTTATGTTTATAGCTTATCAAACAAATAG
- a CDS encoding sulfite exporter TauE/SafE family protein, which translates to MIEYNVGGAFIVGLMGAAHCFGMCGGLIGAFSANIPSQGQSRLGTQLKFLFSYNLGRIFSYTMAGAIVGGSVSALGHLFDADSYLIFLRIFAGIMMIFTGLYIAQIWFGIVHIEKVGKILWRYLQPLTRKFIPITHPLQAVMAGMVWGWLPCGLVYSTLTWSVASGSALQGGLIMFAFGLGTLPALFAAGLAAKTLAQWVQKRAVRLFSGGLLILFGLQTLYIAFNQLN; encoded by the coding sequence GTGATCGAATATAACGTTGGTGGTGCTTTTATTGTCGGATTGATGGGTGCCGCGCATTGTTTTGGAATGTGTGGCGGTTTAATCGGCGCTTTTTCAGCCAATATTCCTTCTCAAGGGCAATCTCGTTTAGGTACGCAACTTAAATTTCTTTTTAGTTATAATTTAGGACGTATTTTTAGTTACACAATGGCAGGTGCCATTGTAGGAGGCAGTGTGTCTGCCCTTGGTCATCTATTCGATGCTGATAGCTATTTAATCTTTTTACGCATTTTTGCGGGTATTATGATGATTTTTACTGGGCTTTATATTGCTCAGATATGGTTTGGAATTGTACACATTGAAAAAGTTGGCAAAATACTGTGGCGCTATTTACAACCGTTAACCCGTAAATTCATTCCTATTACACATCCGTTACAAGCGGTTATGGCTGGTATGGTTTGGGGGTGGTTACCCTGTGGGCTGGTGTACAGTACACTAACCTGGTCAGTTGCATCAGGTAGCGCATTACAGGGTGGTTTAATTATGTTCGCATTTGGTTTAGGCACATTACCTGCTCTATTTGCTGCCGGATTAGCGGCTAAAACCTTAGCTCAGTGGGTTCAAAAACGTGCAGTGAGATTGTTTAGCGGTGGGTTATTAATATTGTTTGGTTTGCAAACGCTTTATATCGCTTTTAATCAACTAAACTAG
- the ccoN gene encoding cytochrome-c oxidase, cbb3-type subunit I yields MMNHSQSTGADYNYTIVRQFALTTVLWGIFGMAVGVFIAAQLIWPQLNFDTPWLTFSRLRPLHTNAVIFAFGTSALFATSYYVVQRTCQVRLFAPKLAAFTFWGWQAVIIAAAITLPLGITQSKEYAELEWPIDIAIAIIWVSYAIVFFGTIAKRTTSHIYVANWFFGAFIITVAVLHIVNSMAVPVSLFKSYSLYSGAVDAMVQWWYGHNAVGFLLTAGFLGMMYYFVPKQAGRPVYSYRLSIVHFWALIALYIWAGPHHLHYTALPDWTQSLGMVMSLILFAPSWGGMINGIMTLSGAWHKLRTDPILRFLVVSLSFYGMSTFEGPMMAIKTVNALSHYTDWTIGHVHSGALGWVAMVSIGSLYHLIPILFGHGRMYSSKLVNVHFWLATIGTVLYIVSMWISGVMQGLMWRAVNADGTLTYSFVESLEASYPFYFVRFIGGCFFLTGMFLMAYNVIKTVKAPKDSLPAIAEA; encoded by the coding sequence ATGATGAACCATTCCCAGTCTACAGGCGCTGATTACAACTACACTATTGTCCGCCAATTCGCATTAACCACAGTTTTGTGGGGAATCTTTGGTATGGCAGTGGGTGTATTTATTGCGGCTCAGTTAATCTGGCCGCAACTGAACTTCGACACACCTTGGTTAACGTTTAGTCGTTTACGACCTTTACATACCAATGCGGTGATTTTCGCGTTCGGAACATCAGCTCTTTTCGCTACATCCTACTACGTTGTGCAACGCACTTGTCAAGTCCGTCTATTTGCGCCTAAATTGGCCGCATTTACCTTTTGGGGTTGGCAAGCCGTTATTATTGCAGCTGCAATCACTTTACCTTTGGGTATCACCCAAAGTAAAGAATATGCAGAATTAGAATGGCCTATTGATATCGCGATTGCGATTATTTGGGTTAGCTATGCAATTGTATTTTTTGGCACAATCGCTAAACGAACAACCTCCCACATTTATGTGGCGAATTGGTTCTTTGGTGCCTTTATCATTACTGTTGCAGTACTTCACATTGTTAACTCAATGGCAGTACCAGTAAGCTTATTTAAGTCTTACTCACTGTACTCTGGTGCAGTCGATGCGATGGTTCAGTGGTGGTACGGTCATAATGCGGTAGGCTTCTTACTTACAGCTGGCTTCTTGGGGATGATGTATTACTTCGTGCCTAAACAAGCTGGTCGTCCAGTGTACTCTTACCGTTTATCTATTGTTCATTTTTGGGCATTGATTGCGTTGTACATATGGGCCGGTCCTCATCACTTACATTACACTGCCCTTCCTGACTGGACTCAGTCATTAGGCATGGTAATGTCATTAATTTTATTCGCGCCATCTTGGGGCGGTATGATTAACGGTATTATGACCCTGTCTGGTGCATGGCATAAGCTACGTACAGACCCTATTTTGCGTTTCTTAGTTGTTTCATTGTCTTTCTACGGTATGTCTACCTTCGAAGGCCCAATGATGGCAATTAAAACGGTCAATGCATTATCTCATTATACTGACTGGACTATTGGTCACGTTCACTCTGGCGCGCTAGGCTGGGTTGCAATGGTGTCTATTGGTTCTTTGTATCACTTAATTCCAATATTATTCGGTCATGGCCGTATGTACAGCAGTAAGCTGGTTAACGTTCATTTCTGGTTAGCGACTATCGGTACTGTGTTGTATATCGTTAGTATGTGGATTTCTGGTGTTATGCAAGGTCTTATGTGGCGTGCGGTTAACGCTGATGGAACACTAACTTATAGTTTCGTTGAGAGTTTAGAAGCTTCATATCCATTCTACTTTGTACGCTTTATTGGTGGTTGTTTCTTCTTAACTGGTATGTTCCTTATGGCTTATAACGTTATCAAAACCGTTAAAGCACCTAAAGATTCATTACCTGCTATTGCAGAAGCTTAA